A DNA window from Nycticebus coucang isolate mNycCou1 chromosome 1, mNycCou1.pri, whole genome shotgun sequence contains the following coding sequences:
- the LOC128583125 gene encoding ATP synthase F(0) complex subunit C1, mitochondrial-like, translating to MQTTAALLISPTLIRCCTRGLIRPMSASFLNRPEYSSKQPSYNSSPLQVARRKFQTSIVSRDIDTAAKFIGAGAATVGVAGSGAGIGTVFGSLIIGYARNPSLKQELFSYAILGFALSEAMGLFCLMVAFLILFAM from the coding sequence ATGCAGACCACCGCGGCACTGCTCATTTCGCCGACTCTGATCCGCTGCTGTACCAGGGGTCTAATCAGACCTATGTCTGCCTCCTTCCTGAATAGGCCAGAGTATTCATCTAAACAGCCTTCCTACAACAGCTCCCCACTCCAGGTGGCCCGAAGGAAGTTCCAGACCAGTATTGTCTCCCGGGACATTGACACAGCAGCCAAGTTTATTGGTGCTGGGGCAGCCACAGTTGGTGTGGCTGGTTCAGGAGCTGGCATTGGAACGGTGTTTGGCAGCTTGATCATTGGCTATGCCAGGAACCCGTCTCTCAAGCAGGAGCTCTTCTCCTACGCCATTCTGGGCTTTGCCCTGTCTGAGGCCATGGGGCTCTTCT